CCGAGTGCAGCCACGCCGGGTCAAGGTCAACCCGCAGCAGCATCTCGTCCGAAACGAAGGGCCGCTCCTGGTAGCCGGGCTGCGTGACGCACGCCAGCAGGTCCTCGACCGCCTGACGAGCCGCCAGGAAGCAGCCGCCCAGGTCGTCGTGGTTGTAGGCGGGCAGCGAGAACATCCGGCCGTCGCCGGCGAAGATCGACAGCCGCCCCACCAGGCGGGCCAGCTCGCGGTAGGCGGTCAGCGGCGCTACGCCCTGGGCGGCGCCGTCCACACGCAGCACCATGGCGGCGGCCTGCAGCTCGCGGAGCTGCTCCAGCATCACCCGCTCGCCCGGACCCTGGCTCTCGAACCGCAGACGGCGCGACTCGATCTGGGTGGCGAGCATCTCAACCTTCTTCTCGACCTTGTCGAGCACCCGCGCCAGCACGCCCTGGTGCAGCGGCTGCCAGGCGTCGCACGCCAGCACCGGCGGGATGAAGTCCTGGTCGACCACCGGCGCTCCGGTGGACGACTCCGACCGACGCACGCCGGCGATCGGCAGCACCACGAAGCCGGACAGGTCGTCGCCGCAGACCAGCAGCCGCGCGTTGGGGGTCAGGACCTGGATGCTCTGGGCGTGGTCGCCCGTGTTTTCGTCGCGCGCCTCGCGGGTCTGGATCAGCCGCCGCGCGGCGATGTTCGCGGACTCGCCGGCGGTGTTCGCGCGGGACTGGTGTTGCAGCGGCAGTCCGAGGTACACCACCACCGACTCCGCCGCGTTGAGCGCAGGCTGCAGGTCCAGCACGGGCAGGCTGCCGTCCTCGGGGAACGAGAGCAGCTCGCCATCGGGCATCCGCGCCCGCAGCCGGCGGACCACCAGGCGGTGGTTGGCGAGCGCGTCGGCGTCGAGCTCGATCGTGCGGACGCCCCAGTTGTAGTGCGAGTCCCAGCTGGAGCCGAGCTGCCGCAGCTGCGCGCTGCGGCGGTCGGCGGCCTGGAAGTGGTGCGGCGTGAGGAACATCCCCTCGTGCCAGTGGACGGAGTGCTCGCACATGCTCATGACGGGGACGCTCGGCGACGGGGACAACGGGGAAGTGGCGCGTGTCACGTCACTTCATCGTTTCCGGTCCCGGCGTCTGGCCAAGCAAAGTCGAGATTGCCGCGCACGCCGGACGCGCCGGTTGTGCGGGCGGCGCCGGTTGACGGCGGACTTTAGGCCACCAGGCGGAACACAACCGCGTCCTTCTGGTCGGCCTTGACCTCGTACATCAGCTCGTCGGCGCCGTGGATGAGCTCGTCGACCGAGCGGGGCGGCGTTTCGTAGACCGCCACCCCGATGCTGAAGGTGACCGGCCAGTTGTTCGCGGCCATGGCCGCGTCTAGCCGCTCCCGCATCCTCGCGATCACCTGCTCGGCCTGCTGCTCGGTGGTCTCCGGCAGGAGCACAGCAAACTCATCGCCACCCATGCGGGCGGGGACGTCCATCTTGCGGACGCTCTCCTGCATCTCGGCCGCGATGGCGGCCAGCAGGCGGTCGCCCTCGAGGTGGCCGAGGGTGTCGTTGACGGTCTTGAAGTTGTCGCAGTCGATGAACGCCACCGAGACGCAGTGCTCCCGGCGGACGGACCTCGCGAGTTCCTCTTCCGCCCGCTCGCGGAACGCCTTGGCGTTCAGCAGGCCCGTGAGCCCGTCGGTGCGGGCCAGGCGGCGTTCGTTCTCGTTGGCGATCCGCAGCCGGGTCAGCATCCCGACCAGCACCACGAAGAACACCGCGTGGATGGCCGCGGTCCAGGCCTCCTGGGCCGTCACGCCCTGGCCGTCCAGGGCAAGAAGGTCATCCGCCAGCCACGCTGTGCAGCACGCCGCTGCCAGCGTCGCCCCCACCGCGGCGCTGCTCACCCAGGTCATGATGAGGACCGATGGGAGGTAGCACACGATCAGCGGGATCTCATCGCCGGTCGCGTAGTCGGCTGCCGCGACGATGGTCGCCAGCAACAGCGAGGCGGCGATTGACAGGGCGGCGTGGTCCTTGCAACGGTCGAGCCAGCCTTCAAGAGCAAACGTGCGGGGGGCTGCGGGCGTCATGGCGTGGGAACGGCGGAGAGAGTCGGCGGGCGCAGCCGCCGACGCGGCCGATCTCTCAACCTTAGCTTCCCCTGGTGGCCAGACGGCCAGCCGCGACAGCGTCTTTGGGATTCTGCAGGCGGCCAGTCTCACGAGCCCGCTAGCCGGTGGACAACGGCCCGGACCATCGGCGCATCCCGCACGACCGAACCTCTATCGCCAACCTGCAGGCAGCTCAGGACAGCAGCACGCGGTCCATCCGCTGAGCGATCTCCGCCAGGCGGTCCCGCTGCCCACCGCCAACCTCGGCGGTCGCCCATCCGGAGAAGTTGATCTCTCGCAATGCTTCGCGCACCGCGGGCCAGTTAACGTCGCCGTCGCCGATCTTGCAGAAGCCGTTGGACTCGCCCCAGTCTTTGACGTCGAGCTTGACGATCCGCGGCCCCAGCGTGCGGATCCAGTCCTCGCTAGGGCCGAACTTCCGGACGTTGCCGATGTCAAAGTACGCGCCGACCCAGGGGCTGTCGATCTCGTCCAGGTAGTCGCGGAGCTGGTCGGGCGTCTCGCAGAAGCCGTTCCACACGTTCTCGATCAGCACCCGCACGCCGAGCCGGCTGGCCAGCGGCAGCACCTTGTGGATCTCGGTGACCGACCTGCCCCACACGTGGTCGTGGGTCTCGTCGGCGCCGCCGACCCGGCCGGGGACCAGCAGCACCGAGTCGCCGCCGTACGCCTTGGCGTCGCGTATTGCCTGCTCCAGGATGGCTCGCCCGTTGTCGCGATCGCTCTCGCTGGGCGAGGAGAGGCGGATCTCCCAGTGCTTCATGTCGACCAGTCCGTGCACCGGCATGCCGGTCGATTCGGAGGCGGCACGGACCTCCTTCGCGGTTGGCCCGCCGGGGCTAACGAGCTCCATGCCGTCGTAGCCCAGCTCGCGGCAGAGTTCAAACTTATCGAGCACCGATCCGCCCGACTGGATCATGCCCCACTTTACCGCCTTGTAGATCGACAGCGGTTCGCTGGATTGGTTCTGCGCGGCCGCCGCGGGCGCCGGACGCCACGCCAGTGCCGCGGCGGCGGCGGTCGTCGAGGTTAGAAAGCTTCTGCGATTCATGCGCTCGCCCGTCGGGAAGGAGTGAGTTCCGGTCGGCCTGGAGACAGCCGCGCCCGCCGCCGATTCTACTAGGGGCGGCGCCGAGTCGACAGCGCGCAGGCGATAGTCACGGGCAACCGAGCGCCGCCCGCGGCACGCCTGCGGGGGCGTAACCTGCGCAACGTTTCGGCGCCCTGCCTTGTGCCCTGCGGAGAGCGGAACGAACGGCCGGCTCGACATTTACGGCGAGCGGCCGGAATATTGTCCCTCGGCGTCCGCAATCGCCTATAATCGGACCACGATCCGCGTTGTTACCTGAGTTCGGCGGTTCCCTGTATGCCTATCGATCCCGCCGATACGCTCTACTATCGGCAAGCCCGATTCTCGACGCGTCTGCCAAAGTCCCACCGCTTCTGCCCGTCCCACTACTGGCTGTTGGACGTGGGCGGGGGACGTCTGCGCGTAGGCCTCACCAAGTTTGCGATCCGCATGCTGGGCGACTTCGTCGAGCACGAATTTACGCCACAAAATGGCGATTTGGTCAGTCAGGGGCAGCCCATCGGCTGGATCGAGGGGTTTAAGGCCCAATCGGACATCTTTTGCGTAGGCGGCGGGGTGTTCGTAGGGGGCAACCCAAGCCTGCATGAGAACCCCCAGCTCATCGACAAGGACCCCTACGACGGCGGCTGGCTGTACGAGCTGGAGAACGCCACGATCACCGACGCGGTTGACGCCGAAAGCTACGCTGCGATCCTGGACCAGACCATCCAGCGGATGGTTGACGAGCAACACCAGAGCGAGGAGCGTCAGTGCTGAGAGCGCGATACATCATGATCGGCGGCTTCCTCGGCGCGGGGAAGACCACCGCCATCCTCCGCGCCGCCCGGATGCTTGACGAGCGCGGCCTGAGGGTGGGGCTGATCACCAACGACCAGAGTGTCGGTCTGGTCGACACCGCGATGCTCGGTTCGACGTCGCTGCCGACCGAAGAGATCAGCGGCGGCTGCTTCTGTTGCAAGTTCAATTCGCTTGTCGAAGCGGCCGAAAGACTGACCGACGAAACCCGCCCAGATGTCTTCCTGGCCGAGCCAGTCGGCAGCTGCACCGACCTGCAGGCCACGGTCAGCTACCCGCTGAAGCACCTGTACGGCGAGTCGTACTCGGTCGCGCCGCTGAGCGTGTTGATCGACCCGATCCGCGCCCAGCGGCTGCTGGGGCTGCGGCCGGGCAAGAACTTCTCGCCGAAGGTCGGCTATATCTACGGGAAGCAGCTGGAAGAGGCGGACCTGATCGTCATCAACAAGTGCGACCTGCTGGATGACGCAGACCTAGACGCCCTGGAACAGCGGCTGCGAGCGTCCTACCCGCAGGCCGATGTGATGCGGATCTCGGCCCGACGGGGCGACGGGGTAGAGAGCTGGCTCGACCGGGTGATCGGATCGGAGTCCGGCGGGCGAGAGTCCATGGATATCGACTACGACGTCTACGCCGACGGCGAGGCGCTGCTCGGCTGGTTGAACGCCTCCGCGACGCTGACGGGGACGGAGTTCGACGGCAACGCGCTGCTGCAGCACCTGGTGTCCGACATTGGAGGGCGGGTTTTGGGGGCGGGGATCGAGATCGCCCACCTCAAGGCCACGCTGGCGCCGTCCGCTGGGCTCGACCTGGCGGTCGCAAACCTAGTGCGGGAGGACGCTAACTCCGAACTGTCGCACCGACTGTCTGACCCGCTCGACCGCGGCGACCTGATCGTCAACCTGAGGGCGGAGGGCGACCCTGAAACGCTTCGGGACGAGGTGCTGCACGCTGTCGCGGCCGCGGCAAACCGGTGGGGGATCCAGGCCGAAATCCAGCACGCCGAGGCGTTCCGCCCCTCCCGCCCGAACCCGACGCACCGTTACGCTAGTGGCTAGCTGACAGCGCACCTACGAGCCACACCAAGTTTCACGCAACGCAACCGCCGATGCCCGCCACCAAGCCCATCCTCTACTGCCGCTGTGCCTACGCGAAGGTAGTGCCGCGCGAGGTGAAGGAGGGCGTGCTGGCGAGCCTTGCCGAGTCGGACGCGCCGTTCGACGCGGTCGCCGACCTGTGCGAGATGTCGGCCAAGCAGGACCCGGCGCTCGCGCGGCTGGCGTCCCAGCCCGGTCTGCGGATCGCTGCCTGTTACCCGCGGGCGGTGAAGTGGCTGTTCTCCGCCGCCGGATCGCCGCTGCCCGAGGACGGGGTCGAGATCGTCAACATGCGCGAGTTATCCGCCGCGCAGACCACCGACTGCCTGCTGAACGGCGCGCCGATCCCCGCCCCTAAGAAGGCCGATCCGCCGGAAGGGGGCGCCACATGATCGCCACCAGCGAAACCATTCAGCGGGTCGTGCTGTACGAGGGCCGCGGCAGCCAGCCGCTGGAGCAGGGCGTGCGGCTGGACCTGTTCAGCCGGCTGCTGGACCGTGGCTACTCGGTCAGCCGCGTCCGGCCAGACGGCGCCCTGGCCGATCTTGGGCACCGCGAGCTAATCGTGCTGGGCGATTTCGCCGGCGAGCCGCCGCAGCTCGACGCCGCCGACGGCTGCCGCGTGCACGTCCGCGACGTGTCCGGCGTGGCGCCGGACGAGGTGGTGCCGCTCGTCGAGGGCCTGTGCGAGCAGACCGGCGCCGGCGCCGCGGACGGCTGGAAGCCGTGGTTCCCCGTGATCGACTTCGACCGCTGCACCAACTGCATGCAGTGCCTTAGCTTCTGCCTGTTCGACGTGTACGGCGTCTCGGGCGAAGGCAAGATTACGGTGCAGAACCAGAGCAACTGCAAGACCGACTGCCCCGCCTGCTCGCGGGTCTGCCCGGAAGTGGCGATCCTGTTCCCCAAGTACAAGGCCGGCCCGATCAACGGCGACGCCATCAGCGACGAGGACCTCCGCCGCGAGGCGATGAAGGTCGACATCTCGTCGCTGCTCGGCGGCGACATCTACGCCATGCTCCGCGACCGCAGCGCCAAGGCCAAGTCGCGGTTCTCCAAGGAACGAGACGACGAACGCGCCCTCAAGGAGCGGCAGCGTTGTCTGAAGAAGCTGCAGCAGGGCGTCGGTGACATGGACATACCAGTCGACGTACTCGCTAGCCTGCCCAGCGCCGACGAGATCCAATCGAAGGCCAAGCAGGCGCAGCAGCGGGCCCAAGAGGCCCTCGCCAAGAACGCCGCGGCGCCAGACCAGAACGCGGGCGGCGCCCCCACGTGACCGCCCTTCGTCGCTTAAGCCCCCACACCCACACCGAGAAGACAGGCTGATGGTCGCCAGGCTCGCCACCCGCATGCTGCTCGAGACCGACAAGCGCGCCTTGTGGAAGTTCGCCTACAACTTCGGCTTCAAGGGCATGCGGTCGGTCCAGAAGTACAAGAAGCGGCTCAAGGAAGGCGTCTACTTCCCGCCCTTCCTGTTCATCTCGATCATCAACAGCTGCCAGCTGCGGTGCCAGGGCTGCTGGGTGGACGTGGCGTCGCCGCGGCAGATGATCCCGCTCGGCGAACTCGACAAGCTGATCACCGACGCCAAGCGTCACGGCAACAGCTACTTCGGCATCCTCGGCGGCGAGCCGTTCATGCACCCCGGCCTGCTCGAGCTGCTGGGTCGGCACCCGGACTGCTACTTCCAGATCTTCACCAACGGGCAGCTCATCACCGACGAGGTGGCCAAGAAGCTCCGCCGGCTGGGCAACGCGACCCCGCTGATCAGCATCGAGGGCTCAGAGGTCGTGAGCAACGAGCGGCGCGGCGGCAAGGACGTGCTCAACAAGACGCTCGCCGGAGTCGAGAACTGCGTCAACAACAAGCTGATCGTCGGCGTGGCCAGCAGCATCTGCCAGACCAACTACGACCTGGTCAGCGAGGACTGGCTCAACCGGCTCATCGAGATGGGCGTGCACTACGTCTGGTTCCACACCTACCGCGTGGTTGGCCCGGAGCCATCGCCCGAGCTAGCGCTCACGCCGGATCAGGTGGTTTCGATCCGCCGCTTCATCGTCGAGATGCGGACCAAGATGCCGATCGGAATCGTCGAGCCGTACTGGGACGACCGCGGCCAGGCGCTCTGCCCGATGTCGACCGGCGTGAGCCACCACATCGGCCCCTCCGGCGCCATCGAGCCCTGCCCGATCATCCAGTTCGCGACCGAGAACATCCACGACGGCCCGGACGTGTACCAGCTGATGAGCAAGTCGGAGTTCCTGGACGACTTCCGCCGCACCTCCGCCGAGGCGACTCGCGGCTGCGTGGTGCTGGAGCGCCCCGACCTGGTGCGCGACCTGGTCCACCGCCACAGCGCCGGCGACACCACCCAGCGCGGCACCGCCCTGGCCGAGCTGGACCGGCTGGAGCCACGCGGCAGCCAGCACAGCCCCGGCGCCGAAATACCCGAGAAGCAGTGGCTCTACCGTTTCGCCAAGAAGCACTGGTACTTCGGGTTTGGCGCCTACACCTGAGCACGCGTTGCAACCGCGACCGCACCCCTCGCCGAGAGACGAATCCCTCATGCAACTCCCCGTGATCAACCTGCCCCGCGCCGTCCCCCTGCAGCGCGAGCGGCCTGCTCAGGAGAACATCCCGCCCACCCGCGGCGAGCGCGAGCGGGTCCGCGCCCGGCTGCGCGAGATGGTCTCCCGCGAGGGCGCCACGCCGCCGCTCAGCATGACCGACCTCCGCGCGATGTCCGAGCGGTTCGTGGAGCAGGAGGGGCTCGAGGAGAAGTTCACCGACTACGTCGGCGTGCTGCTAAACAGCGAGCTGTGGCGCGACAAGCTGGCCTCGGTGCCGTACGAGCGGCGGCTGCTGCTGGTGCCCAAGTGCCTGCGGGTCGAGGACCAGTGCCCGGCGCCGTTTGACGAGTTCGGCTTGCTCTGCAAGCAGTGCGGCCTGTGCACCATCCAGGACCTGCAGGAAGAGGCCGAGCGGCTCGGCTACGCGGTGCTGGTGGCCGAGGGGTCGGCGCTGGTGATGGCCATCATCGAGACCGGCAAGATCGACGCGATCGTCGGCGTGAGCTGCCTGTCGGTGCTGGAGAAGGCTTTCCCGTACATGGAGGCCGCCGCCATCCCGGGCGTCGCGATCCCGCTCCTGCAGGACGACTGCAAGGACGTCACGGTCGACGTCGACTGGATCTGGGAGGCCCTGCACCTCACTAGCGACGACCGCACCCACCGCCTGGACCTGGACGGCCTGCGCGAGGAGGTCCAGCGCTGGTTCACGCCTGAGGCGCTCGAAGAGATCATGGGCCCCGCCGCCAGCGACACCGACCGCCAAGCCCGCGCGTGGCTGGCCAAGGAGGGCAAGCGCTGGCGGCCGTTCCTGACGGCCTGCGTTTGGAAGGCCGCTCAAGAGAACCCGCACGCGGAGGTGCCGTTGGAGGTGAAGCGGGCCGCGGTAGGCGTCGAGTGCTTCCACAAGGCGTCGCTCGCCCACGACGATATCGAAGACGACGACGACCTGCGCTACGGCCAGGCCACCCTGCATATCGAGCACGGCGTGCCGGTCGCCCTGAACCTGGGTGACCTGCTGCTGGGCGAGGGCTACCGGTTGATCGCCGAGTCGGGCGCCGACGCGTCGCAGGCGCTGGCGATGACCCAGGCGGCCATCGCTGGCCACCGCACGCTCTGCCTGGGACAGGGCGCCGAGCTGAACTGGACCAGCGACCCGCGGCCGCTGGACACGCTGGCGGTGCTCGACATCTTCCGCCAGAAGACCTCGCCCGCGTTCGACGTTGCGCTCCGCGTGGGCGCGTGTCTGGCCGGCGCCGACGAGGCCGCGCTCGGCGTGATTGGACGCTACAGTGAGGCGCTCGGCATCGCTTACCAGATCCGCGACGACGTCGACGACCTCACCGACGAGGACGAGCCGAACGACATCGCCGCGATGCGGCCCACGCTGCCGCTGGCCGTGCTGCACGACCGCACCAAGGCCAAACCCGCCGAGCGGGCGCTGGTCGAAAAGTCCTGGCGGCGCGAGTGTTCTGTGGAGGAGACCGACCAGCTCCGCGCGCTGATTGACGAGTACGACGTCGTGACCCGCTGCCGCGTGCTGCAGGAGTCTTACAAAGAAGAGGCCGTGCAGTGCCTGTCCGAGCTGCGGGACGCCAGCCTCAAGGGCCTGCTGCGGCGGGTGGTCAGCAAGATCTTCTCGATCGAAGTGAAGGACTGGTGCAGTGAGTTTGAGGCTCGAAATGCTGCAAGTGGCGCGGCTGTCTCCGAACCTGTTGGGTGACGCCACGCCGCTGGTTGAGGGCTTCCTGCGGGGGCAGATCAACCCGGACGGCGGTTTCCAGGACCGGGACGGCAAGAGCGACCTCTACTACACGGCCTTCGGCCTGCAGGGGCTCACCGCGCTGCAGGCCGAGCTGCCGGTCGAGCAGACCCGTGGCTACCTCGAGTCGTTCGGCGATGGCGAAGGGCAGGACAGCGTGCACGTTGCTTGCCTGGCGCGGTGCTGGGCGTCGCTCGACCGCGACGCGGTCCCCGCTGAGCTGGCCGACGCGCTTCTCGCACGGATCGAGTGCCGCCGCACGCCCGATGGCGGCTACCACATCGATCCCGGAGCAACGCGGGGCGACATCTACGGCTGCTTCCTAGCGTTAGGCGCGTACGAGGACCTCGGCCGCACCCCGCCCGGTCCGGAGCGTCTGCTGGAGTGCGTGGCGTCGCTCCGCACACCAGACGGCGGCTACGCCAACGCCGATGACATGCCGATGGGCCTAACCCCTTCGTCGGCCGCGGCCGCGACGATGTTTCGCCGCCTTGGCCGCGCGGCCGACGCGGGCAGCGAGCTAGAGCTGTGGCTGCTGCGGCAGATCCACCCCGACGGCGGCTTCTACGCGGCCCAGGGCGCTCCCTTCCCGGACCTGCTCTCGACCGCTACCGCACTGCACGCGCTGGCCAGCATGCAGAGCGACCTCGAGCCGCTCAAGGAGCCGTGCCTCGACTACATCGACACCCTGTGGACCGCCCGCGGCGGGTTCTACGGCACCTGGGAAGACGACGCCCTGGACTGCGAGTACACCTTCTACGGGCTGCTCGCCCTGGGGCACCTGAGCCTGTGACCGACCAGCCCCCCATCCCGACCCTCCGCGACACGCTGGCGGCCGCCACCGACGAGCTGCTCGCGTTCCGCAACGAGCAGGGCTACTGGGAGGGCGAGCTCTCCAGCAGCGCCCTTTCCACCGCAACCGCGGTTTGCGCGTTGCGTCGATACCTTGGCTGCGTGAGCGGCCTTCCGGAAGACCGGCGGCGGGCCATTGAATTGCTTGTGAGGCAGGGCCTGGCCTGGCTTGCTGCGCACCAGAACGACGACGGCGGTTTCGGCGACACCACGCTCAGCCTGAGCAACATTAGCACGACCGCCCTCTGCTGGGCGGCGTTCTCTGGGGAAGAAGCGGCCTACGGCCAGGCTGAGAAGGCGGTGCGTGCCTGGCTCGCCGACGCTGCCGGAGGGCTCGACCCGCCAACGCTGGCCGCCGCCATCCGCAGGCGGTACGGCAAGGACCACACGTTCTCTGTCCCCATCCTCACCACCCTTGCGCTGCACGACCGCCTCGGGGCGGGGCGCGATGCTTGGCGGCTGGCGCCGCAGCTTCCCTTCGAGCTAGCCGCCTGCCCACCCGCCTGGTACGCCAAGGTCAAGCTGCCGGTCGTTAGCTACGCGCTGCCCGCCTTGATCGCTATCGGTTTGGTGCGTCACAGCAACCGTCCCACCCGCAACCCACTGACGCGGGCGGCCCGCGGCATGACGCGCCGGCGGGTGCTGAGCGTGCTGCAGTCGATCCAGCCCGACGGCGGCGGGTTCCTCGAGGCGACGCCGCTCACCAGCTTTGTCACGCTCGGCCTGCTGGGCGCCGGCGAGGCGGCATGCCCGGTTGTTGAGCAGGCGGTCGAGTTCCTCGTCCGCTCCGCACGCCCCGATGGCAGCTGGCCCATCGACACCAACCTCGCCACGTGGGTCACCACGCTGTCGGTTAACGCGTTGGATGCCGGCGGCTGGATATCGAAGAGAATGCCGCTGAGTGAGCAGGGCGCCGTCCGCGATTGGCTGCACGGACAGCAGCTCAAGCAGGTGCACCCCTACACCCAGGCGGCGCCGGGCGGCTGGGCCTGGACCGACCTGCCCGGCGGCGTGCCCGACGCCGACGACACCCCGGGCGCGTTGCTCGCTTTACGCGCCCTTGCCGACGCCGACGAAGATCGCGCGCGACTCCGTGAGTCCGCCATCGCCGGCATCGTCTGGCTGGTTGATCTCCAGAACGCCGACGGCGGCATGCCGACTTTCTGCCGCGGCTGGGGCACGCTGCCGTTCGACCGAAGCAGCTGTGACATCACCGCCCACGGCCTACGCGCCCTGCACGCTTGGCGGTCGGTGCTGCCCGAAGCCCTAACGCACCGCGCCCGCCGCGCCGAGCGGGCAGCGCTGGCGTACCTCGCACGACAGCAGCGGCCCGACGGCGGCTGGGCGCCGCTGTGGTTCGGAAATCAGCACGCCGTTGCGGTGGACGAGACCAACCTCACCTACGGCACAAGCCGAGTGCTGGTCGCGCTGGCGGAGATCGGTTGCCACGCGGCGGACGGCGACCGGCAGCTGCCGAATGCGGTTCGCGGATTGCAATATATGATCTCGCTACAGAATGAAGACGGAGGCTGGGGCGGCGGCCCGGCCACCCCGTCGTCCATCGAGGAAACGGCGCTCGCCGTCGAGGCCCTTGCCGCGTTTGCGGACCGAGCGCCCGATGGTCGGGTTGCTGAGTCTGTGCGCCGCGGGGCCGCGTGGCTGGTCGAACACACCGCCGGCGGCCGGGAGTTCCCCGCCACGCCGATCGGCTTCTACTTCGCCAAGCTCTGGTACTACGAGCGGATGTACCCAGTGGTGTACACGGTCGCCGCGCTGGGACGAGCGATCCGCGTGCTGGAGCCTTCTGCCGTCGCGCCGCACGTCGAGGCGCCCGCATGACGCTCTACCTTGACAGCAGCGCCACCACCCCCATCGATCCGCGCGTCCGCGCGACGCTGATAGAGCATCTGTCGGCCGATTACGGCAATGCGGGCAGCCCCCACGAGTTTGGTCAGCGGGCGAAGGACGCCGTGCACACGGCGCGTGACCAGATCGGACGCGTCGTCGACGCCCGCCGGCACGAGGTGGTATTCACCAGCGGCGCCACCGAGAGCAATAACCTGGCGCTGCTGGG
This genomic interval from Posidoniimonas corsicana contains the following:
- the tssK gene encoding type VI secretion system baseplate subunit TssK, yielding MSMCEHSVHWHEGMFLTPHHFQAADRRSAQLRQLGSSWDSHYNWGVRTIELDADALANHRLVVRRLRARMPDGELLSFPEDGSLPVLDLQPALNAAESVVVYLGLPLQHQSRANTAGESANIAARRLIQTREARDENTGDHAQSIQVLTPNARLLVCGDDLSGFVVLPIAGVRRSESSTGAPVVDQDFIPPVLACDAWQPLHQGVLARVLDKVEKKVEMLATQIESRRLRFESQGPGERVMLEQLRELQAAAMVLRVDGAAQGVAPLTAYRELARLVGRLSIFAGDGRMFSLPAYNHDDLGGCFLAARQAVEDLLACVTQPGYQERPFVSDEMLLRVDLDPAWLHSGKSLYLGVQSSLPADEVERLLSSGRNIKFGCAKRADTLFLLGHAGLEARRVVHTPRALPVRSGLQYYALSADGAPEEWRHVERSLTLAARLSEQLLIDEFSDHDAVVLDVDGKSATLKLSLFAVEDETTGQQTDAPAARPELATTP
- a CDS encoding GGDEF domain-containing protein — encoded protein: MTPAAPRTFALEGWLDRCKDHAALSIAASLLLATIVAAADYATGDEIPLIVCYLPSVLIMTWVSSAAVGATLAAACCTAWLADDLLALDGQGVTAQEAWTAAIHAVFFVVLVGMLTRLRIANENERRLARTDGLTGLLNAKAFRERAEEELARSVRREHCVSVAFIDCDNFKTVNDTLGHLEGDRLLAAIAAEMQESVRKMDVPARMGGDEFAVLLPETTEQQAEQVIARMRERLDAAMAANNWPVTFSIGVAVYETPPRSVDELIHGADELMYEVKADQKDAVVFRLVA
- a CDS encoding sugar phosphate isomerase/epimerase family protein; this encodes MNRRSFLTSTTAAAAALAWRPAPAAAAQNQSSEPLSIYKAVKWGMIQSGGSVLDKFELCRELGYDGMELVSPGGPTAKEVRAASESTGMPVHGLVDMKHWEIRLSSPSESDRDNGRAILEQAIRDAKAYGGDSVLLVPGRVGGADETHDHVWGRSVTEIHKVLPLASRLGVRVLIENVWNGFCETPDQLRDYLDEIDSPWVGAYFDIGNVRKFGPSEDWIRTLGPRIVKLDVKDWGESNGFCKIGDGDVNWPAVREALREINFSGWATAEVGGGQRDRLAEIAQRMDRVLLS
- a CDS encoding glycine cleavage system protein H, which produces MPIDPADTLYYRQARFSTRLPKSHRFCPSHYWLLDVGGGRLRVGLTKFAIRMLGDFVEHEFTPQNGDLVSQGQPIGWIEGFKAQSDIFCVGGGVFVGGNPSLHENPQLIDKDPYDGGWLYELENATITDAVDAESYAAILDQTIQRMVDEQHQSEERQC
- a CDS encoding GTP-binding protein translates to MLRARYIMIGGFLGAGKTTAILRAARMLDERGLRVGLITNDQSVGLVDTAMLGSTSLPTEEISGGCFCCKFNSLVEAAERLTDETRPDVFLAEPVGSCTDLQATVSYPLKHLYGESYSVAPLSVLIDPIRAQRLLGLRPGKNFSPKVGYIYGKQLEEADLIVINKCDLLDDADLDALEQRLRASYPQADVMRISARRGDGVESWLDRVIGSESGGRESMDIDYDVYADGEALLGWLNASATLTGTEFDGNALLQHLVSDIGGRVLGAGIEIAHLKATLAPSAGLDLAVANLVREDANSELSHRLSDPLDRGDLIVNLRAEGDPETLRDEVLHAVAAAANRWGIQAEIQHAEAFRPSRPNPTHRYASG
- a CDS encoding ferredoxin family protein produces the protein MIATSETIQRVVLYEGRGSQPLEQGVRLDLFSRLLDRGYSVSRVRPDGALADLGHRELIVLGDFAGEPPQLDAADGCRVHVRDVSGVAPDEVVPLVEGLCEQTGAGAADGWKPWFPVIDFDRCTNCMQCLSFCLFDVYGVSGEGKITVQNQSNCKTDCPACSRVCPEVAILFPKYKAGPINGDAISDEDLRREAMKVDISSLLGGDIYAMLRDRSAKAKSRFSKERDDERALKERQRCLKKLQQGVGDMDIPVDVLASLPSADEIQSKAKQAQQRAQEALAKNAAAPDQNAGGAPT
- a CDS encoding radical SAM protein — protein: MVARLATRMLLETDKRALWKFAYNFGFKGMRSVQKYKKRLKEGVYFPPFLFISIINSCQLRCQGCWVDVASPRQMIPLGELDKLITDAKRHGNSYFGILGGEPFMHPGLLELLGRHPDCYFQIFTNGQLITDEVAKKLRRLGNATPLISIEGSEVVSNERRGGKDVLNKTLAGVENCVNNKLIVGVASSICQTNYDLVSEDWLNRLIEMGVHYVWFHTYRVVGPEPSPELALTPDQVVSIRRFIVEMRTKMPIGIVEPYWDDRGQALCPMSTGVSHHIGPSGAIEPCPIIQFATENIHDGPDVYQLMSKSEFLDDFRRTSAEATRGCVVLERPDLVRDLVHRHSAGDTTQRGTALAELDRLEPRGSQHSPGAEIPEKQWLYRFAKKHWYFGFGAYT
- a CDS encoding polyprenyl synthetase family protein, whose amino-acid sequence is MQLPVINLPRAVPLQRERPAQENIPPTRGERERVRARLREMVSREGATPPLSMTDLRAMSERFVEQEGLEEKFTDYVGVLLNSELWRDKLASVPYERRLLLVPKCLRVEDQCPAPFDEFGLLCKQCGLCTIQDLQEEAERLGYAVLVAEGSALVMAIIETGKIDAIVGVSCLSVLEKAFPYMEAAAIPGVAIPLLQDDCKDVTVDVDWIWEALHLTSDDRTHRLDLDGLREEVQRWFTPEALEEIMGPAASDTDRQARAWLAKEGKRWRPFLTACVWKAAQENPHAEVPLEVKRAAVGVECFHKASLAHDDIEDDDDLRYGQATLHIEHGVPVALNLGDLLLGEGYRLIAESGADASQALAMTQAAIAGHRTLCLGQGAELNWTSDPRPLDTLAVLDIFRQKTSPAFDVALRVGACLAGADEAALGVIGRYSEALGIAYQIRDDVDDLTDEDEPNDIAAMRPTLPLAVLHDRTKAKPAERALVEKSWRRECSVEETDQLRALIDEYDVVTRCRVLQESYKEEAVQCLSELRDASLKGLLRRVVSKIFSIEVKDWCSEFEARNAASGAAVSEPVG
- a CDS encoding prenyltransferase/squalene oxidase repeat-containing protein; translation: MLQVARLSPNLLGDATPLVEGFLRGQINPDGGFQDRDGKSDLYYTAFGLQGLTALQAELPVEQTRGYLESFGDGEGQDSVHVACLARCWASLDRDAVPAELADALLARIECRRTPDGGYHIDPGATRGDIYGCFLALGAYEDLGRTPPGPERLLECVASLRTPDGGYANADDMPMGLTPSSAAAATMFRRLGRAADAGSELELWLLRQIHPDGGFYAAQGAPFPDLLSTATALHALASMQSDLEPLKEPCLDYIDTLWTARGGFYGTWEDDALDCEYTFYGLLALGHLSL